The Solenopsis invicta isolate M01_SB unplaced genomic scaffold, UNIL_Sinv_3.0 scaffold_1113, whole genome shotgun sequence sequence CGGTGGGGCTTATGCGTGATATAAAAGACCACACGTAACTAAAGGTTCCTACCAGCCTACGCATAGTGCTCCCGATGTCCTGGCATCCGGCCCATCATGACCGCtgcgaaatttatttttattgcacgttatttgctgaaaaaggaatttttttttagcattaagAGGATTGTCTTAAATTTAGCCTCTCATGCTTATTCGATATTCCTCTACATTTTAGAATATCTTCTCGAGGccgtacgaggtgtgatcaaaaagtaaggtgactttttgaatttcgcgcgctctgtacactctaatttcaaaatttttttttttgtgttggtacactcgtcacgatcatatgttcacagttttgaccgACGgtcacagatatctatactaaactagatcgctaacctgtggcattagcatatgacagtattgaggcaggaaggatattcggtttcagccatgttacctacaacaaaatggcagctccaatgccgctctaatgccgctcttgcttgtcattatggcacgatatcgaaaaaacacacTCGATAATCGCAATTAATATGCTCAACGGTGCTCAGCGGTTAACCGGTTTAGTTGTCAAacctgtcaaacacatacgcactaacctaatctacgcgtagacgccattttcttgttgggtaagatggccgaatccggatatcctgccggacacagctattcagccgaaggtagcgatctagttgttagatagatatctgtgCCGACGGTATAAGTAGAACCAGTAGCGTCACTTCATAAAAATAGCGTCGGAGAATTGCTACAGCGCATGCGCTACATTACTACCCACAATATGGCGTCAACTGTATAATAAGCACATGTTCTGTGAGTGAAgtatgcttatgttatgttatattattacattattatattattaaacaagatTTGTGTTATGGAGCGTGTAATTGTTGGCGGTTTTATGTGCGCAATGAGTGATTGCAATAACAACTCGGGAGCGGATCGTCATTTAAGTTTCTTTCGTTTTCCATCTAATTCAGAAAGGTATAaactttttgacaatttctatacgatgtatgtacatatgttaaattatttttaaaattacaataatatgtattttagagCAAAAGTGTGGCTACAAGCGTGTggcataaaaaagaatattccaGAAAAAAAACTCTACAATAATTATAGAGTTTGCTCAAAACATTTTGCCCCccacatgtttttaaataatttaaaaaatcgactTCAGCCATATGCAGTTCCAATAAGTGCGGTTCCTAATATTTCCAACGAAGCTGTCACTGCTACTAAAAGTGAAATCAACGGTAattcttcttaattataaaataaattattacattacatattttttactaattatttttaatatattattattattaaatatgttatataaatattaaattgtttatactaAATCTTCTTTTAGTTGAAACTTCAATAGAAAATTGTACAGAAGATGTACAAGTAAATGTGCCCGAAGTTAAAATCAGTTATTCAAGAGCCAATTTGACaggtagaatattatttattagagaaaCTTTTAGTTACATTagattttgtttactttatttggaagatttttaatttttattatatttgtaattttagatgctatttcaaatgcaatagattttaattcatcaaatagTGTTCTACAATGTAAAGAAGATAAAGCTACTGAAACCGAACCAAAATTATCCAATCGAACACCAAGGAAAGAAACTCTCAGAAGAAAATGTGATACTgcagaaaaaagattaaaacgtgccaaacttaaatataataaggaaaaaaatttagatgatATTACTTATAGCGATTTTCAGAAACtcctttacaaattttatccaAAACCGATAGCTGATTTTATGAAAGTTCAGGGAgataatttcaataacaaaaaaaatggtaatagatatactaaagaatttaaaatgttctgtttaaatttatattttaaaggtCCCAAAGCTTATAGAGCATTaagtaatacttttattttaccatCAAAAAGAACACTTGAACGCATTATAGAAGGACTTATAATTCCTCCaggtttaaataatattatatttgaaagacttaagattaaaactgaaaatttgcATTTGTTAGATAAGTATTGTTGTATTTGCATTGATACAATGTCATTAAaagcaagtttattttatatgattaatagAGATATAGTAATTGGATTTCACGATACAGGTTatagtaaaacattttcaacTGCATGTAATGCAGCGATAATCATGGTCAGaggtttaacaaataaatttaagcaatcacttggtaatttttttcttaattctgcTGTGGATGCTGATGAGTTGCAAATGATTACTATTGAATGTGTTTAACggcttcaaaatataaatttaagagtTGTTGCAGAAGTAATAGATATGGAAACGGATTATAAAAAAACAGCTAAAAAATTAGGTGTAACTCATGAGAGACCTTACTATACTGTTAAtgggcaaaaaatattttacttttttgattcACCACATCTTATAAAAGCAgctagaaataatttattgaataatataattaaatcaggAGATAACATTTTTTCGTGGCAAcacattgaaaatttatatgaagttaataaaaagaattttaataaattattacctaAATTAAATCAGGACACACACATTCATCCCAATAATTTTCAACGAATGAAAGTAAAATATGCAGctcaaattttaagtttttctgTAGCTTCTGCTATTAATACTATGATCTCATTTGGACGTTTGTCGACATCTGCTAAAGATACATcagaatttgttgaaaaattagatgctgcatttgatatttttaattcatcatcCGTTAAAGGAAAGAAACCAAGCAGAATCGCATTTACAGCTTCAGAagaattggaatttttaaaatcattacaaaCATTTTTCAGCAGTCTTacagtttttacaaaaaatggcaaagatattacaaacaaagttaatgtatttaaatgctGGAATCAAAACATAAATAGCTTAAATCAAATGtgggaatatttaaaaaaaattaattcaggctttcaatttttattaatgaggCGTATTAATCAAGATATGGTCGAACATACAtttggaaatattaaaaatttatcaggCAATGCATTTAATCCAACTccaatgcaattttattattcttttaaaaaatcatttgcttCTAATCATTGTTTAATTCAAACAGGAAATTGTACTTTAGTTGTTGAAGATTCGGAAACAGATATGATGACTAGAATAAACGAGTTTAGAGATGAAATGTTTATGCAAAATACATCATTGCAAAAAGTAGTACCTGTTGAAATTGATGACCATGATTATCGACAAAAGGACATAGTTGaggaaaatgcattttattatatttgcggTTATCTTATgtcaaaaagtttaaaacaacATTCCTGTGATACATGTGAAAATTTTGCTAAAgacattgataattttaataataacagatattatacattatttagagCAACAAAATctactgaaaaaaatatgtatggcGGATTATGTGTTCCAAACCAAATATTTgtaacttacataaaaaatttagataatattttttttaatcatttaaatacgcttattttaaatgaatccgTTCTTGTTACTATGATTACTTTATTAGAAACAGTAATTTGTCCTCACCCATGTAaagattttccaaaaaaatatttttttaaattgtatgcCAGAGTTCGTctctattttactttaatatttgcaaacagaaattttaaaacacaacagaaaaacaaaaagattataattttgaatcacacttaattttttgttttgaatattattctaagtttttatttttcagtttgactttttagtttgattttttcgttttatttattataaaagattatattgtaaaaattataagtattgggttacatttattgatcaatattattttaatattaaaaaattatattaaagaattatattgagttacatttattgatcaatattattttatacgtttaaaatgaagaaaagcatagtttatgtattgtttcattacatagaatgtaaataatttgtttaaaatattaataaaaatattttgtcttataATTGATGTCGTTTATTATTAGAAACCTTTTGTCttgcaattaatattgttttgtttttttagataACTATCCTGCCAAAATATTCAGCGCATaattatcaacaaaattattcttatttgaGAGCGTTCCAATTGACAATGACGTTGTAATTAACTTACAGCGATGGGTGCATAGAAGTTTTCTTTTGAAACAGCCAATCaacaaagtttatattaaataagtcTATTAGCAACGTGAGCA is a genomic window containing:
- the LOC105206144 gene encoding uncharacterized protein LOC105206144 isoform X2, with the protein product MLYYYIIILLNKICVMERVIVGGFMCAMSDCNNNSGADRHLSFFRFPSNSERAKVWLQACGIKKNIPEKKLYNNYRVCSKHFAPHMFLNNLKNRLQPYAVPISAVPNISNEAVTATKSEINVETSIENCTEDVQVNVPEVKISYSRANLTDAISNAIDFNSSNSVLQCKEDKATETEPKLSNRTPRKETLRRKCDTAEKRLKRAKLKYNKEKNLDDITYSDFQKLLYKFYPKPIADFMKVQGDNFNNKKNDNYPAKIFSA
- the LOC105206144 gene encoding uncharacterized protein LOC105206144 isoform X1 encodes the protein MLYYYIIILLNKICVMERVIVGGFMCAMSDCNNNSGADRHLSFFRFPSNSERAKVWLQACGIKKNIPEKKLYNNYRVCSKHFAPHMFLNNLKNRLQPYAVPISAVPNISNEAVTATKSEINVETSIENCTEDVQVNVPEVKISYSRANLTDAISNAIDFNSSNSVLQCKEDKATETEPKLSNRTPRKETLRRKCDTAEKRLKRAKLKYNKEKNLDDITYSDFQKLLYKFYPKPIADFMKVQGDNFNNKKNGNRYTKEFKMFCLNLYFKGPKAYRALSNTFILPSKRTLERIIEGLIIPPGLNNIIFERLKIKTENLHLLDKYCCICIDTMSLKASLFYMINRDIVIGFHDTGYSKTFSTACNAAIIMVRGLTNKFKQSLGNFFLNSAVDADELQMITIECV